In Pirellulales bacterium, a single genomic region encodes these proteins:
- a CDS encoding SDR family NAD(P)-dependent oxidoreductase, with protein MKLSGKTAVVTGGGSGIGAAIATALAEQGARVVIAGRHEKKLREAADKFNGSPPIEFHEVDVADRASVTALFTWIAEKVGPVHMLVNAAGTNIKNRTLVEMRPEQWDELLAINATGAYNCMHAVLPQMRERHDGVIINISSTSGKRAWKLGGVAYSASKFALTALSTAAANEEGAHGIRVTAICPGEVDTPLMANRPTPPTPEHRARMLQPEDIAAAVLLVATLPPRAHVAEMIIKPTTQEFV; from the coding sequence ATGAAGCTTTCAGGAAAAACTGCGGTTGTTACCGGCGGCGGCAGCGGCATTGGCGCGGCCATAGCTACCGCGCTGGCCGAACAAGGGGCCCGGGTCGTCATCGCCGGCCGCCACGAGAAAAAATTGCGTGAAGCCGCCGACAAATTCAACGGTTCGCCCCCCATCGAATTCCACGAGGTTGACGTGGCCGATCGCGCTAGCGTGACGGCGCTGTTCACCTGGATCGCGGAAAAAGTTGGGCCGGTGCACATGCTGGTGAATGCCGCCGGCACAAACATCAAAAATCGCACGCTCGTTGAAATGCGGCCCGAGCAGTGGGACGAGCTTTTGGCCATCAATGCCACCGGCGCCTACAACTGCATGCACGCCGTGCTGCCGCAAATGCGAGAACGACATGATGGCGTAATCATTAACATCTCTTCCACTAGCGGCAAGCGTGCTTGGAAGCTCGGCGGCGTAGCCTATAGCGCCTCCAAATTTGCGTTGACGGCGCTTTCCACCGCCGCCGCCAATGAAGAAGGCGCCCACGGAATTCGCGTGACGGCCATTTGCCCGGGCGAAGTCGACACGCCCCTGATGGCAAACCGCCCCACGCCCCCGACCCCGGAACACCGGGCCCGCATGCTCCAGCCGGAAGACATCGCCGCGGCCGTGTTGCTAGTGGCGACCCTCCCGCCGCGCGCCCACGTGGCCGAAATGATTATCAAGCCGACGACGCAGGAGTTTGTCTAA
- a CDS encoding nucleotidyl transferase AbiEii/AbiGii toxin family protein: MARITDNAAGLSAGQAGQLPTASAVIPYHDRLNQDRGWALNEGSLFFEGQGKVQEALRRITKRLDELGIPYALAGGMALFQHGYRRFTEDVDLVVTAQGLQQLHQALEGLGYLRLFTGSKAMRDTDAGVKIDFLVTGQFPGDGKPKPISFPDPAEVSVQLGGMRVVNLPTLLELKLSSGMSGVGRRKDLGDAQELIKFFRLPADFAEQLHPYVRGTFLELWDEAEQGKANQNELDY; the protein is encoded by the coding sequence ATGGCCAGAATCACTGATAACGCTGCGGGATTGTCAGCAGGGCAAGCGGGACAGCTTCCCACGGCCAGTGCGGTCATACCGTATCACGATCGGCTCAATCAAGATCGGGGGTGGGCTTTGAACGAGGGCAGCTTGTTCTTTGAAGGCCAGGGCAAAGTTCAAGAAGCACTGCGTCGGATTACCAAACGCCTGGACGAACTGGGAATTCCGTATGCCCTGGCCGGAGGCATGGCATTATTTCAACACGGTTACCGTCGATTCACGGAAGATGTCGATTTGGTCGTAACTGCACAAGGGCTACAACAACTACATCAAGCGCTGGAGGGCCTAGGATATCTGCGTCTCTTTACTGGCAGTAAAGCTATGCGCGATACTGACGCAGGCGTGAAGATTGATTTCCTAGTAACCGGGCAGTTTCCCGGAGACGGAAAGCCCAAGCCCATTAGTTTTCCTGACCCCGCTGAAGTATCCGTGCAACTGGGCGGCATGCGCGTTGTTAATTTGCCAACGCTACTGGAACTCAAACTGTCGTCCGGCATGAGCGGCGTAGGACGACGCAAAGATCTGGGTGACGCCCAGGAACTAATCAAATTCTTTCGTTTGCCGGCCGATTTCGCCGAGCAGCTGCATCCCTACGTGCGCGGAACGTTCCTGGAATTGTGGGACGAAGCGGAGCAGGGAAAAGCGAATCAAAACGAGCTGGATTACTAG
- the pruA gene encoding L-glutamate gamma-semialdehyde dehydrogenase, whose translation MATISTGKFDDVSARDLAAIERTTQEVGWYLFEHLEVRRPSLWDRRWWDDRIMAWAMNDEAVKVQLFRFIDVLPMLTTPDAVARHLEEYLDDVRDRLPSAARFGLVVATPTRLGRRGLAAAARRNALAHAKRFIAGTDVKEVLAAALHQRRQKRAFTLDVLGEAVASEPEADQWQKAYLDLIEQLSPTVNTWPEIPQIDRDDRGPLPRVNVSIKLSALDSQFDPIDPDGSLQRVAARLRLILRAAQRHGAFVNVDMESYRIKDLTLFVFRQILMEDEFREFADVGIVLQCYLKDTEQDLVALRDWAALRGTPVWVRLVKGAYWDYETVHARATGWPVPVFQEKWQSDANYERLTRFALLNGQHLRTALGSHNIRSLAHGIAVARHLELPREAFELQMLYGMADAEKQALVEAGYRLRIYMPYGQLIPGMAYLVRRLLENTSNDSFLRASFTEQVSPEVLLMNPLDHPDAKKAAKQEGTARGEGTGAKGEGPDADDSPIRIHQTPLRDQLPAFRNEPPTDFAVAHNRAAMQAALAEVRSQFGRSYPLVIDGETVETNAEFVSRNPSDISQATGNVAAAEKQHAAAAVAAAKRALSEWTALGARRRAGYLLKAAEVMRRRRFELAAWEVYECGKVWREADADVCEAIDFCEYYARGAMALDREQEVEVPGEENRLLYVPRGVAAIIAPWNFPLAILTGMTVAALATGNTVIMKPAEQSSVVAAKLMEIFREIELPAGVLHYLPGKGEVVGAAVVEHPDVALIAFTGSRPVGLAINAKAAEVSARGIGYVKHVICEMGGKNAIIVDDDADLDEAVLGVVKSAFGYQGQKCSACSRCIVLASIYDACLARLVEATRSLKVGAADDPATSVGPVIDPQSVRRIQNYIDVGRMDGREVLAVNTDALAGRGYFVGPHIFADVPATSRLAQEEIFGPVLAVIRAENLTEAITIANGTDYALTGGIYSRSPANLDRACREMQVGNLYLNRPITGAFVGRQPFGGFKLSGIGSKAGGPDYLLQFVLPRTITENTLRRGFAPPSAEHE comes from the coding sequence ATGGCCACAATTTCGACTGGAAAATTTGATGACGTTTCGGCCCGCGATTTGGCGGCCATCGAACGCACTACGCAGGAAGTGGGCTGGTATTTGTTCGAGCATTTGGAAGTGCGGCGTCCCAGCTTGTGGGACCGCCGCTGGTGGGACGACCGCATCATGGCCTGGGCGATGAACGATGAAGCGGTAAAAGTGCAACTGTTCCGCTTCATCGACGTGCTGCCGATGCTTACCACGCCCGATGCCGTGGCCCGACACTTGGAGGAATACCTAGACGATGTGCGCGATCGGCTGCCGTCGGCGGCGCGCTTTGGGCTGGTCGTGGCCACGCCCACACGGCTAGGGCGTCGCGGATTGGCTGCCGCGGCGCGCCGCAATGCGCTGGCCCATGCCAAGCGGTTTATCGCCGGAACTGACGTAAAAGAAGTGCTGGCGGCGGCCCTGCACCAGCGGCGGCAAAAGCGGGCTTTCACACTGGACGTATTGGGCGAGGCCGTGGCCAGTGAGCCGGAAGCCGACCAATGGCAGAAAGCCTATTTGGATTTAATCGAGCAACTTTCTCCCACGGTCAACACGTGGCCGGAAATTCCGCAGATTGATCGTGACGATCGTGGGCCGCTGCCGCGGGTGAACGTGTCGATTAAGCTTTCGGCGCTCGACAGCCAATTCGACCCAATCGATCCGGACGGGAGCTTGCAGCGCGTGGCAGCTCGGCTGCGGCTGATTTTGCGCGCGGCCCAGCGGCACGGGGCATTCGTGAATGTCGACATGGAATCGTACCGGATTAAAGATCTCACGCTGTTCGTCTTCCGGCAAATTTTAATGGAGGACGAATTCCGCGAGTTTGCCGATGTAGGGATCGTGCTGCAGTGTTATCTCAAAGATACCGAGCAAGATTTGGTTGCCCTGCGAGATTGGGCCGCCTTGCGCGGCACGCCCGTTTGGGTGCGGTTGGTGAAGGGCGCTTACTGGGATTACGAAACCGTGCATGCCCGGGCGACGGGCTGGCCGGTGCCGGTGTTTCAAGAGAAGTGGCAATCGGACGCCAACTATGAACGGCTCACGCGGTTTGCGCTGCTCAATGGGCAGCATTTGCGAACCGCGCTGGGAAGCCACAACATTCGTTCACTTGCCCACGGCATTGCGGTCGCCCGGCATTTGGAGTTGCCGCGCGAGGCGTTTGAGTTACAAATGTTGTACGGAATGGCCGATGCGGAAAAGCAAGCGTTGGTAGAAGCCGGTTACCGGCTGCGCATTTACATGCCCTACGGCCAACTGATTCCCGGCATGGCGTACCTGGTGCGGCGGTTGTTAGAAAATACGTCGAACGATTCTTTTCTGCGCGCGAGCTTTACGGAGCAAGTGTCGCCGGAGGTATTGCTGATGAATCCGTTAGATCATCCCGATGCAAAGAAAGCTGCAAAGCAGGAGGGAACGGCGAGAGGCGAGGGGACAGGAGCAAAGGGTGAAGGGCCAGACGCGGATGATTCGCCGATTCGTATCCACCAGACGCCATTGCGCGACCAGTTGCCGGCATTTCGCAATGAACCGCCGACCGATTTTGCAGTTGCGCACAATCGGGCGGCAATGCAGGCAGCTCTGGCGGAAGTGCGCTCCCAGTTTGGGCGATCGTACCCGCTTGTGATCGATGGCGAAACGGTCGAGACGAATGCGGAATTTGTGTCTCGCAATCCGTCCGATATTTCCCAGGCCACGGGCAATGTCGCGGCGGCCGAAAAACAACATGCCGCCGCAGCGGTGGCGGCTGCTAAGCGAGCCCTGTCGGAATGGACTGCACTGGGCGCGCGGCGGAGAGCTGGCTACCTGCTGAAAGCGGCGGAAGTCATGCGTCGCCGCCGTTTCGAGTTGGCTGCGTGGGAAGTGTACGAGTGCGGCAAAGTTTGGCGAGAAGCCGATGCCGACGTGTGCGAAGCGATCGATTTTTGCGAATATTACGCGCGCGGGGCCATGGCGCTGGACCGCGAGCAAGAAGTGGAGGTGCCGGGCGAGGAAAATCGTTTGCTGTATGTGCCGCGGGGCGTGGCGGCAATCATCGCACCGTGGAATTTTCCGCTGGCAATTCTCACAGGCATGACGGTGGCCGCTTTAGCGACGGGCAACACCGTGATTATGAAGCCGGCCGAGCAATCGAGCGTCGTGGCCGCTAAGCTGATGGAAATTTTCCGGGAAATCGAATTACCTGCCGGAGTGCTGCATTATTTGCCCGGCAAGGGAGAAGTTGTGGGCGCCGCGGTGGTGGAGCATCCCGACGTGGCGCTGATTGCATTTACCGGTTCCCGGCCGGTAGGGCTAGCGATTAACGCCAAGGCGGCAGAGGTTTCCGCGCGCGGAATTGGTTACGTGAAGCATGTGATCTGCGAAATGGGAGGCAAGAATGCAATTATTGTTGATGACGATGCCGATTTGGATGAAGCAGTGCTGGGCGTGGTGAAAAGCGCGTTTGGATATCAAGGGCAAAAGTGCTCGGCCTGCTCGCGGTGCATCGTGCTGGCGTCCATTTATGATGCGTGTTTGGCGCGGCTGGTGGAAGCAACGCGGAGTTTGAAAGTGGGCGCCGCCGACGATCCGGCGACCAGCGTGGGGCCGGTCATTGATCCGCAAAGCGTTCGCCGCATACAAAATTATATCGATGTGGGCCGCATGGACGGCCGCGAAGTGCTGGCGGTAAATACCGACGCCTTGGCAGGACGAGGATATTTTGTCGGCCCGCACATTTTTGCCGACGTGCCAGCGACCAGCCGCTTAGCGCAGGAAGAGATTTTCGGGCCGGTGCTGGCCGTGATTCGGGCGGAAAACTTAACGGAGGCGATTACGATCGCCAACGGCACCGATTACGCACTGACCGGCGGTATTTATTCGCGCAGCCCGGCCAATTTGGATCGCGCCTGCCGCGAAATGCAGGTCGGCAATTTGTATCTCAACCGACCGATCACCGGCGCCTTTGTGGGCCGGCAGCCGTTCGGCGGATTCAAACTTTCGGGCATTGGCAGCAAAGCGGGCGGGCCCGATTATCTTTTGCAATTCGTGCTGCCGCGCACGATTACTGAGAATACATTGCGGCGTGGATTCGCTCCCCCGTCGGCGGAACACGAATAG
- a CDS encoding CapA family protein, giving the protein MQRGLLFVAVLLTLAFCGQLGAAEPPATIKVIFVGDMMLAELPGEAIASGVDPYAPFDSVFKQADITLGNLECVVATTGEKVPKPYNFEASPRCIPVLKKHFTAVTIANNHSGDYGKGALAEQCDLLEQAKLPYFGGGRDSSAAHTPLILERNGIRLALLGYNEFKPRIFEAGATTPGIAWSVDQLVVDDIHTAREKYHADLVIPFMHWGWEYEEISDRQRSFGRTMIDAGADAVVGAHPHVRQAIEYYHGKPIFYSLGDFVFNGFHDEETLTGWVLQLTLDKTGVGEWKTMVAHLDDRGLPHLVEGVKSPHGDARKGERLDYDPPYPKHVANE; this is encoded by the coding sequence ATGCAGCGCGGTCTACTTTTCGTTGCGGTTCTGCTCACGCTGGCATTTTGCGGACAACTTGGGGCGGCCGAGCCACCGGCTACCATCAAAGTAATTTTCGTCGGCGATATGATGCTGGCCGAACTCCCCGGCGAGGCCATCGCCAGCGGCGTCGATCCGTACGCGCCGTTTGATTCGGTGTTCAAGCAGGCCGACATTACGCTGGGCAATTTGGAATGCGTGGTCGCCACCACGGGCGAAAAAGTTCCCAAGCCGTACAATTTTGAGGCCAGCCCAAGATGTATTCCCGTGCTGAAAAAGCACTTTACGGCCGTGACCATCGCGAATAACCATTCCGGCGATTACGGCAAAGGAGCGCTGGCCGAACAGTGCGACCTGCTCGAGCAGGCCAAGCTTCCCTATTTCGGCGGCGGTCGAGATTCTTCCGCCGCCCACACGCCGCTCATTTTGGAACGCAACGGCATTCGGTTGGCCCTGTTAGGCTACAACGAATTTAAGCCCCGTATTTTTGAAGCGGGGGCCACCACGCCGGGCATCGCTTGGAGCGTCGATCAACTGGTCGTCGACGATATTCACACGGCGCGCGAAAAGTATCACGCCGATTTAGTGATCCCCTTCATGCACTGGGGGTGGGAATATGAGGAGATCAGCGACAGGCAGCGAAGCTTTGGCCGCACGATGATTGACGCCGGCGCCGATGCCGTGGTCGGCGCCCACCCGCACGTGCGGCAAGCGATCGAGTATTATCACGGCAAGCCTATTTTTTACAGCCTGGGCGATTTCGTCTTCAACGGCTTTCACGACGAGGAAACACTAACCGGTTGGGTGTTGCAGCTCACGCTCGATAAAACCGGCGTCGGAGAGTGGAAAACCATGGTCGCCCATCTCGACGATCGCGGCCTGCCGCACTTGGTCGAGGGAGTCAAATCACCGCACGGCGACGCCCGCAAAGGGGAACGGCTCGATTACGATCCTCCGTATCCCAAGCACGTGGCCAACGAGTGA
- a CDS encoding C2 family cysteine protease, with translation MNSTKNGRRPRRKLRIEPLEPRELMTATKLTAAETAGISWIRSHLKTATMSTLAQNDFQDGVLSRTDMIAIFRQVEKAGSLTSQEFTDLKTLVGDAPLFVGVAYVQQLSQDVVTGNVANAHYLGATLGNLAVGFSAANLEKLVDKWFLGTDHPVATSDWVGTNGKDETFTYRQVSGQLFVNGVAYTDIRQGGIGDCYFLSSLAETALKNPTAITSMFIVNGDGTYTVRFMHGTQAAYVTVDSQLPTDASGYLVFDGMGQRASSSTNELWVALAEKAYVELNECGWTRFGQTGNGKNVYNAISGGDMSIALTQITGHAATDGYLGGITFATFASYVSKGESICLGSDNSPANSQIVGDHAYAVLSIDTLHQTVTLFNPWGLNNGHDSGVITLTWVQLEQSFDFLSRTT, from the coding sequence AGCTCACGGCGGCAGAAACGGCGGGAATCAGTTGGATTAGGTCGCATCTTAAAACCGCGACGATGAGCACGCTGGCCCAAAACGATTTTCAAGACGGCGTACTCAGCCGTACCGACATGATTGCAATTTTCCGGCAAGTGGAAAAAGCCGGCAGTCTCACTTCGCAGGAATTTACCGATTTGAAGACGCTGGTCGGCGACGCTCCCCTCTTCGTCGGCGTGGCCTACGTGCAACAACTCTCGCAAGATGTGGTGACCGGGAATGTGGCCAATGCCCATTATTTGGGAGCGACGCTGGGCAATTTGGCCGTCGGATTTTCGGCCGCCAATCTGGAAAAGCTGGTCGACAAATGGTTCCTGGGAACCGATCACCCGGTGGCCACCAGCGATTGGGTCGGCACAAACGGTAAAGACGAAACGTTCACCTATCGCCAAGTTTCCGGCCAGTTGTTTGTCAACGGCGTGGCATACACCGACATTCGCCAAGGCGGCATTGGCGATTGTTATTTCCTTTCGTCGCTGGCGGAAACGGCGCTGAAAAATCCCACCGCCATTACCAGCATGTTCATCGTCAACGGCGATGGCACTTATACTGTGCGGTTTATGCACGGCACGCAGGCCGCGTATGTGACTGTCGATTCGCAATTGCCGACCGATGCCAGCGGCTACCTGGTGTTCGACGGCATGGGCCAACGCGCCAGCAGTTCTACTAACGAACTGTGGGTGGCACTGGCCGAAAAGGCGTATGTGGAACTGAATGAATGCGGTTGGACCCGCTTCGGCCAGACGGGCAACGGCAAGAACGTGTACAACGCCATTTCCGGTGGCGACATGTCGATTGCGCTGACCCAAATTACCGGCCATGCGGCCACCGATGGTTACCTCGGCGGCATCACGTTTGCCACGTTTGCATCGTATGTGAGCAAGGGAGAATCCATTTGCTTAGGCTCGGATAATAGCCCGGCCAATTCGCAAATTGTGGGGGACCATGCGTATGCCGTGCTCAGCATCGACACGCTGCATCAAACCGTCACGCTGTTCAACCCCTGGGGCCTGAACAACGGACACGATTCCGGCGTGATTACGCTCACTTGGGTACAGCTTGAACAGTCGTTCGATTTCCTCAGCCGTACCACGTAG